A genomic segment from Halomonas sp. TA22 encodes:
- the fliM gene encoding flagellar motor switch protein FliM produces MSQDDLLSQEEIDALLKGVSGEEDAAPTDNDGARVRPYDPATQHRVIRERLHALEIINERFARHFRMSLFNLLRRSADITVDAVKYQSYSEFARNVPVPTNLNLIALKPLRGSALVVFPPSLVFMVVDNLFGGDGRFLTKSEGREFTHTEQRIIRRLLALAIDAYQESWRSVYPLEVDFLRSEMQVKFANITSSPNEIVVNSTFHLEVGNLSSDFQICMPYSMIEPLRDQLSGPLTDSHPEEERQWEQRMAGEIKQSHVELIADFVEVSSSIGRVMSLKKGDVLSIELPEIVTARVDGVPVMKCEYGSQQGQRALRVHELIEHAPSSKSAKETFVKGSTPQAKESKHD; encoded by the coding sequence ATGTCCCAAGACGATCTGCTCTCGCAGGAAGAGATCGATGCCCTTCTCAAGGGTGTCAGCGGTGAGGAAGACGCCGCTCCGACCGATAACGACGGCGCACGCGTGCGTCCCTACGATCCGGCCACTCAGCACCGGGTGATCCGAGAGCGCCTGCATGCGCTGGAGATCATCAACGAGCGTTTTGCCCGGCACTTCCGGATGAGCCTGTTCAACCTGCTCAGACGTAGCGCCGATATCACCGTCGATGCGGTCAAATATCAAAGTTACAGTGAATTCGCCCGCAACGTTCCGGTACCGACCAACCTGAACTTGATCGCCCTCAAGCCCTTACGAGGCTCAGCCTTGGTGGTATTTCCTCCAAGCCTGGTGTTCATGGTGGTCGACAATCTGTTCGGTGGCGATGGACGCTTTCTTACCAAGTCCGAGGGGCGTGAGTTCACGCATACCGAGCAGCGCATCATTCGCCGCCTGCTGGCACTTGCTATCGATGCCTATCAAGAGTCGTGGCGCTCGGTCTACCCTCTCGAGGTCGACTTCCTGCGCTCCGAGATGCAGGTGAAGTTCGCCAACATCACAAGCTCTCCCAACGAGATCGTGGTGAACAGCACCTTCCATCTCGAAGTCGGCAACTTGAGCAGCGACTTCCAGATATGCATGCCCTACTCGATGATCGAGCCACTGCGCGACCAGCTCAGCGGACCGCTGACCGATAGCCATCCTGAAGAGGAGCGCCAGTGGGAGCAGCGCATGGCCGGCGAGATCAAGCAGTCACATGTCGAGTTGATCGCCGACTTCGTCGAAGTCTCGAGCTCCATCGGACGTGTGATGTCGCTCAAGAAAGGCGACGTGCTCTCCATCGAGTTGCCCGAGATCGTTACCGCTCGTGTCGACGGCGTACCTGTCATGAAGTGTGAATATGGCAGCCAGCAGGGCCAGCGCGCATTACGTGTCCACGAGTTGATCGAACACGCCCCGTCATCCAAGTCGGCCAAGGAAACTTTCGTCAAAGGGTCAACGCCGCAAGCCAAGGAATCGAAACATGACTGA